A window of Pectobacterium carotovorum genomic DNA:
GAAAACGCCGCTGGCGCAGAAATTCATTCAGTCAACGTTGCACCTGGACATCCCTGACGATTACCTCGCCCGTCTGTCCCCTGACTATCGCCCAGATACCACGCCATTATTACGGATGGAATTTACGGGTAAGTCGGTGGATGCTCCTCTGCTGTCCGAGGTTGCACGACGCTTTAACATCAACAACAACATTATCAGTGCCCAGATGGATTACGCCGGTGGCGTCAAGTTCGGCATCATGCTGGCAGAAATGCACGGCAACGATGCGGATATCAAAGCCGCAATCCAATTCCTGCAGGAAAGTCACGTTACAATTGAGGTTCTGGGTTATGTCTGAAGCAATGATGTGGTTAATGGCTAAGGGAGTATGGGAAACCGTCGCGATGACGTTCGTTTCTGGTTTCTTTGGCTTTGTGCTTGGCTTACCTGTAGGCGTTTTGTTGTATACCACGCGTCCGGGGCAAATCATCGCCAATCCCAAGATCTATCGGACCGTTTCTGCACTGGTAAATATTTTCCGTTCGATTCCGTTCATTATTTTGCTGGTGTGGATGATTCCTTTTACCCGCATCATTGTCGGAACCTCGATTGGCCTGCAAGCGGCGATCGTTCCTCTTACCATAGGTGCAGCGCCGTTTATTGCCCGCATGGTGGAAAATGCGCTGCTTGAAATTCCTACTGGCCTGATCGAAGCCGCCCGTGCGATGGGTGCGACGCCGATGCAGATCATCAGAAAGATATTGCTGCCGGAAGCATTACCGGGGCTAATTAATGCTGCAACCATCACGCTAATTACTCTCGTAGGCTATTCTGCTATGGGTGGAGCCGTGGGCGCAGGCGGCTTAGGTCAAATTGGTTATCAGTATGGTTATATTGGTTATAACGCGACGGTCATGAATACGGTATTAATATTACTGGTTGTTTTGGTTTACCTGATTCAATTCTGCGGCGACAGAGCAGTAAAAGCTGTCACACACAAGTAATCTCACCACAATAGGCATTTGCCTGAAAGCATCTGCCAAGAAAATAGTTAATTAGGGGTAAGGATATGGCGATTAAACTGAAATCTATTGCGACCATTGGCGCACTCATTGGTGCTCTGGCACTCGCGGGATGTGGTCAGGAAGAAAAGAATCCTAATCATATTAAAGTTGGCGTTATCGTTGGCGCAGAACAACAAGTTGCAGAAATTGCGCAGAAAGTAGCAAAAGACAAGTACGGTCTGGACGTTGAATTAGTCACATTTAACGACTACGTTTTGCCAAACGAAGCGCTGAGCAAAGGTGACATCGATCTGAATGCCTTCCAGCACAAGCCTTATCTGGATCAGCAGATCAAAGATCGTGGCTACAAACTGGTTTCTGTCGGTAACAGTTTTGTCTACCCAATTGCAGGTTACTCCAAGAAAATAAAATCGTTGAATGAGCTACAAGATGGTGATCAAGTCGCACTGCCAAACGACCCGACTAATCTGGGCCGTTCCCTGCTGCTGCTGCAAAAAGTCGGTTTGATTAAGCTGAAAGACAACGTTGGCCTGCTGCCAACCGTACTGGATGTGACCGAAAACCCGAAAAACATCAAACTGGTTGAACTAGAAGCGCCACAGTTGCCACGTTCTTTAGATGACGCACAAATCGCGCTGGCGGTAATCAACACCACTTACGCCAGCCAGATTAACCTGACGCCGACCAAAGATGGCCTGTTTGTTGAAGAGAAAGACTCTCCGTATGTAAACCTGCTGGTTTCACGCGAAGACAACAAAGACGCTGAAAACGTGAAGAAATTCGTTCAGGCTTATCAGTCTGACGAAGTAAACGACGCAGCAAATAAAATCTTTAATGGCGGCGCAGTGAAAGGCTGGTAATCCAGCGATTATACGCTAAATAATTCAAGTTTCAGGACAAAAACGGCAAGGCGTTTTTGAACAGCGCTTGCGCTGACCCCGAAGGGGGAGGCCATAAGGCCGAATAACGCGGCAAGAGAAGGAATCCCGATGAGCTTACCCAAGTAAGTGATTCGGGTGACAAATCTGCCTGGTGCAGATTTGAACGCTGCGTGCAGCGGCCCTTTAGGGCGAGGCCCACGACGGGCCGAGTATTTGAACGTAGCCAACGCACATGCAACTTGAAGTATGACGAGTATACGCGTTTAATTAAAAGATATTGTTAAGACGGGCTACGGCCCGTCTTGTTATTTGTGCAATTGCTTGCTTCAATACCCGCTCTTTGAGAAAAAGCAGAGGAATCCTTAATGCGTGCTGTTCCCTTTATATTGTTGGCCATGTCGCTGACAGGCTGTTCTTTATTTCAGAAGCCACCGGCACCGGCACCTCAACCCGCTATTGAAACCAAAACCGTAGAACCTGCGCCTAAACCGAAGCCAGCGGCTCGCCCGACGCCAGCGGTGTTATATAAAAGTGCAGAAGAATTAGTCGGTAAACCTTTCCGTGATATGGGCGAAGTTTCAGGGTCCTCATGTCAGGTCAGCGCTCAGGATTCTCCCCCTAACGCGGCAAATGCGCGTAAAAGAATGCAAAACCGCGCAACCGCAATGAAAGCCAATGCAGTTTTACTGCATGAATGCCAAACCGTCAGCGGCGTAGCGGGTTGCTATAGTCAGGTCGTTTGCCAAGGCACTGCGCTGAAAGTCTCTGCACAATGAGTCAATTTGTTTTCAATCAGATCGGGATTATCCGCTCACCGTATAAAGAAAAATTTGCCATTCCGCGGCAGCCGGGTCTGATTGAAGATGGAGGCGGAGAGCTTCAGCTATTACCACCGTACAATCAGGCAGAATGTGTGCGGGGGCTGGAAGATTTCAGCCATATTTGGATCCTGTTCATCTTTCATCAAACGATGGACGGCGGCTGGCGTCCGACGGTTCGCCCCCCGCGTCTGGGAGGAAACACCCGTACGGGCGTTTTCGCTACGCGTTCTACCTTCCGCCCTAACCCTGTTGGCATGTCGCTGGTTGAGCTAAAAGGGATCCGTGCAAAAGGCGATGCCATTACGCTCGAATTAGGCAGCCTTGATCTGGTTGATGGTACACCGGTCGTCGATATCAAACCTTATCTACCCTTTGCAGAAAGCCATCCTCAGGCGCGAGCGGGTTTTGCCCAAATGGCCCCCGATGCCGCGATGCCGGTAGTTTTTTCCGCCCTCGCAGAAAGCCAGATCGCAGAACACCACAAGAAATATCCCCATTTGAAACGCTTTATCTCGCAGGTATTGGCACAGGATCCGCGCCCCGCCTACCGTAAAGGGGAAAGTACCACGCGGGAATACGCCGTTTTGCTATTAGAATTCAATGTGCGCTGGCGTGTCTGCGAAGAACAAACCGAAGTGTTGAGTCTCGACCCGTCACACACGTGTTAATACACGAACCACAGCAATATATTCTAAAATTGTCCCTGCTCTCTTTTGACACGTCGCCCACGCTGGTAAACTAAGCCACTTTTTATGTGCCTTCGGCTGCGCGGCAGCCCTATGCTACTTGTCGTTCTAACGGAACTAAAACCCCATGCGTACTAGCCAATACATGCTCTCCACACTCAAGGAGACGCCAGCCGATGCAGAAGTCATCAGCCATCAGTTGATGCTCCGGGCAGGAATGATTCGTAAACTGGCCTCCGGCCTTTACACCTGGTTGCCGACCGGTTTACGTGTTTTGAGAAAAGTTGAAAATATCGTGCGCGAAGAGATGAACAACGCTGGCGCGATTGAAGTTTCCATGCCAGTTGTTCAGCCTGCCGATTTATGGGTGGAAAGTGGACGTTGGGATCAATATGGCCCAGAACTGCTGCGCTTTGTCGATCGTGGCGAGCGCCCATTTGTGCTCGGCCCAACACACGAAGAAGTCATTACTGACCTGATTCGTAATGAAGTCAGCTCTTACAAGCAGCTGCCGCTGAATTTCTTCCAGATTCAAACTAAATTCCGCGATGAAGTGCGCCCGCGTTTCGGCGTAATGCGTTCGCGTGAATTCCTGATGAAAGACGCCTACTCTTTCCACACTTCACAGGAATCGTTGCAGGTCACTTACGACGCCATGTACGCCGCTTACAGCAAGATTTTCAGCCGTATGGATCTGGATTTCAGAGCTGTTCAGGCAGACACCGGTTCTATTGGTGGCAATGCATCCCATGAATTTCAGGTACTGGCGACCAGCGGTGAAGACGATATCGTTTTCTCAACGGAATCCGACTACGCGGCAAACATTGAACTGGCAGAAGCGGTGGCACCGAAGTTGGGCCGCGCCGAAGCGACGGAAGAGCTGCGTCTGGTTGATACGCCAAACGCCAAAACCATCGCCGAGCTGGTTGAGCAGTTCACACTGCCAGTAGAAAAAACCGTGAAGACGCTGCTGGTTAAGGCAACGGAAGAAAGCGGTCATAAACTGGTTGCATTACTGGTTCGCGGCGATCACGAACTGAACGAAATCAAAGCGGAGAAAATTGCTCAGGTAGCCAGCCCGCTGACGTTCGCAACGGAAGAAGAGATTCGTGCAACTATCGGCGCAGGCCCAGGCTCACTGGGTCC
This region includes:
- the metI gene encoding methionine ABC transporter permease MetI, with product MSEAMMWLMAKGVWETVAMTFVSGFFGFVLGLPVGVLLYTTRPGQIIANPKIYRTVSALVNIFRSIPFIILLVWMIPFTRIIVGTSIGLQAAIVPLTIGAAPFIARMVENALLEIPTGLIEAARAMGATPMQIIRKILLPEALPGLINAATITLITLVGYSAMGGAVGAGGLGQIGYQYGYIGYNATVMNTVLILLVVLVYLIQFCGDRAVKAVTHK
- a CDS encoding MetQ/NlpA family lipoprotein gives rise to the protein MAIKLKSIATIGALIGALALAGCGQEEKNPNHIKVGVIVGAEQQVAEIAQKVAKDKYGLDVELVTFNDYVLPNEALSKGDIDLNAFQHKPYLDQQIKDRGYKLVSVGNSFVYPIAGYSKKIKSLNELQDGDQVALPNDPTNLGRSLLLLQKVGLIKLKDNVGLLPTVLDVTENPKNIKLVELEAPQLPRSLDDAQIALAVINTTYASQINLTPTKDGLFVEEKDSPYVNLLVSREDNKDAENVKKFVQAYQSDEVNDAANKIFNGGAVKGW
- the rcsF gene encoding Rcs stress response system protein RcsF codes for the protein MRAVPFILLAMSLTGCSLFQKPPAPAPQPAIETKTVEPAPKPKPAARPTPAVLYKSAEELVGKPFRDMGEVSGSSCQVSAQDSPPNAANARKRMQNRATAMKANAVLLHECQTVSGVAGCYSQVVCQGTALKVSAQ
- the tsaA gene encoding tRNA (N6-threonylcarbamoyladenosine(37)-N6)-methyltransferase TrmO: MSQFVFNQIGIIRSPYKEKFAIPRQPGLIEDGGGELQLLPPYNQAECVRGLEDFSHIWILFIFHQTMDGGWRPTVRPPRLGGNTRTGVFATRSTFRPNPVGMSLVELKGIRAKGDAITLELGSLDLVDGTPVVDIKPYLPFAESHPQARAGFAQMAPDAAMPVVFSALAESQIAEHHKKYPHLKRFISQVLAQDPRPAYRKGESTTREYAVLLLEFNVRWRVCEEQTEVLSLDPSHTC
- the proS gene encoding proline--tRNA ligase, producing the protein MRTSQYMLSTLKETPADAEVISHQLMLRAGMIRKLASGLYTWLPTGLRVLRKVENIVREEMNNAGAIEVSMPVVQPADLWVESGRWDQYGPELLRFVDRGERPFVLGPTHEEVITDLIRNEVSSYKQLPLNFFQIQTKFRDEVRPRFGVMRSREFLMKDAYSFHTSQESLQVTYDAMYAAYSKIFSRMDLDFRAVQADTGSIGGNASHEFQVLATSGEDDIVFSTESDYAANIELAEAVAPKLGRAEATEELRLVDTPNAKTIAELVEQFTLPVEKTVKTLLVKATEESGHKLVALLVRGDHELNEIKAEKIAQVASPLTFATEEEIRATIGAGPGSLGPVKLSIPVVVDRTVAAMSNFSAGANIDGKHYFGINWERDVTLPQVADIRNVVEGDISPDGKGTLQIKRGIEVGHIFQLGSKYSEALKATVQGEDGRNQTLTMGCYGIGVTRVVAAAIEQNHDERGIIWPDAIAPFHVAILPMNMHKSFRVKEVAEDIYQQLRAKGIEVLLDDRKERPGVMFADMELIGVPHTIVIGDRNLDSEEIEYKNRRGGEKQMIKTSEIIDFLLANIVR